CTACATTGATTATATAGGAGCGGCTTTGATTGCTGGATTCATTTCCACATTGCTGCTAGGGATTACACTCGGAATTCCATGGATCTTCGGATTAACTGCTCTGTTTTTCTTTTCAAACTTATGGCGAATGAAGGCCATCGAAGAGCCATTTATTCCTCCGCATTTATTTAAAAATATTAAATACAGGTCCACCATTATTACAAGTTTTCTAAGTATTACTTGCTTATTCGGCATGATGTTCATGCTTCCGATCATGTTCCGGGATACGTACCAACTGGGCACGATGGCCATTGGGCTCGTCCTCTTCCCAGGAGCCTTGAGTGCTGCGCTTATGGGGCAAAAAGGCGGAAATCTGGTAGATTCTAAAGGGAATACCTTTGTGCTTTACCTGGCGATGACATTGCTTGCTTCTGGATTCTTCCTGCTCTCCATGATTGTAGGAGCTAACCAGTACATCGTAAGTGCAACCATTATCGTTGCCTATATGAGCTTTCCACTTGTCCAGGCCTCGTCCGCTGATATTCTTGCCAATCTGCTCGATAAAAAAGAAACCGGAGTAGGCATGGGTGTGTTCAATCTACTCAACTTTGTGTCCGGTGCGTTAAGCGGAGCCGTCATTGGTAAAACACTGGACCTGTTCGACCCTGCCCGACCGCTCAACTGGCTGGGTTTCAATGGAGATACGGCGATTTACAGTAACATTTTCTTAGGTTTTTCCATTATTATTCTATTATCGCTAGGGCAATTCTATTTATTTTATAATCGAAAATCCCTAGCCTTAAAGAAAGCAGCGTCAGACTATTAAATTGAGAATCCCCCAGCATATACGTGGATGCTGGGGGATTTTTTGTTTATTTGACTCTGATTTCTGATCCTATCTGGAGATTGCGTGCATCAATGCCGGGGTTTAAGTCAGCACGGCCCAATTGAAGGAGAGCACGGCCCAATCTAGGTAACTCCACTCAATCACCAGCCAAATCCAAGTATCCAGGAGGTGGCGCAGAAGGTGTGGGAGAAAAGTTTCCTTCCCAGTCACTATCCTTTCCAAGAGTGCAAATGGGTCCTACATATCCGGGAGCCTATTTAAAAAAATCAGGATGTCTCATGACTACTTCCCAAACTAAAAACCAGACCCTCATCTAGAGAGTCTGGCTTCTATCAACCTTATACCCACGTATAATCCTTGCCCCAGCTTTCTTTCGCCAGCTGCTGAACATTCTGAACTATGGAATCATCGACAGCGTAGGCTTCACCCTGTTCATAAGGGTTGTAGTGGAAGGCATAAAGCCTTGAGGTGAATTCATGGAATGGAAGGGAGCTCTCGCCTTCTTCTTCTCCATTTCCAGCTACGCTTGGTTCAAT
The Halobacillus halophilus DSM 2266 DNA segment above includes these coding regions:
- a CDS encoding MFS transporter, giving the protein MEKQHESSVPNPTRLLVSLCAVLMLSVMNGTMFNIAVPDIAKTYQLMPSEVSWVMTGYIMVYAVGALTYGKLADFYPFRTLITVGLTIFAVGSLFGFFAQNYGMVLVARVIQAVGGAMIPALVFLAPIRYFPKTRGKVLGIVSSVMAFASGIGPIAGGFIAGFLDWRYLFLTSALIIVTLPFLRRNLPQEETNKGYIDYIGAALIAGFISTLLLGITLGIPWIFGLTALFFFSNLWRMKAIEEPFIPPHLFKNIKYRSTIITSFLSITCLFGMMFMLPIMFRDTYQLGTMAIGLVLFPGALSAALMGQKGGNLVDSKGNTFVLYLAMTLLASGFFLLSMIVGANQYIVSATIIVAYMSFPLVQASSADILANLLDKKETGVGMGVFNLLNFVSGALSGAVIGKTLDLFDPARPLNWLGFNGDTAIYSNIFLGFSIIILLSLGQFYLFYNRKSLALKKAASDY